A stretch of Acropora palmata chromosome 9, jaAcrPala1.3, whole genome shotgun sequence DNA encodes these proteins:
- the LOC141893214 gene encoding neural cell adhesion molecule 1-like isoform X1, which produces MGTLKSYTFLGVTWSCCIYFFSIELIPMLSAQLVNWSQTPNNPTIGIVGENVTLKWKYSLNLVAGDTFDYFVIRRFAPSRFDFDDIVKYGIDGTVVVYNRFKGRFTLGKSATPELLLIKAKDTDETRYCCKVYSKNDNAQNCVLLKILVRPNITSISSDQTSNETDDLKLSCRATGTPSPRIAWSRPGNKEWRETNSPLLLKNISRYQDGEYVCTAMNNAGNSTASVMVTVNYPPSIFPAAKGYNFTEGYDIKLECRSDGRPSPTVTWRKNGGYPLIKFKAGERLVIVNASRSDAGDYLCTAENGIGNVQASAEINVNVFFAPSIDSEVLNQTLNETQDMRVVCIASGNPQPVITWSKAPSSKSLSSIDGVLTARNVSKTDSGVYQCRASNEIGNDAIVTFSLGVNYKPNETKLTYESKNKFVVVEDTVIFACSADSFPPSKLELRFNNKILGYFYNGGFSLHRVNTSNEGVYECIARNMLGTGVSPRVSLTVYVSPTIDYISQNATVNETEDVTLFCNASGKPAPSVTWSYLGNTVEMSPVKNKTLLLRKASRGQTGRFRCTAQNGNGNPAVVYVNVAVNYKPEMKTKPFKAVRSWINHHTLITCKAQGFPVPEITWSRKGNVESSTEFQTRDSTLSFTPREAGDFGAYVCTARNLLGIAKQEFVIQELYAPEAPEIQRIDVDRKNNMEIHWKVMATFQYSPVLDYLVQIRKKSEPNQWMNCTKITVREGSMMCVMNNLEAKMVYIVRMSARNVVGYGNFTVREVLTNEDQGGIKERREVPRSLITWIIVGIIIGLAVLFITVVIVIYKYKRRSRARAGGTSQNNGRVTQVTQTMAMIATKIPNSAPEIIKLGDDRQRLQENTES; this is translated from the exons ctCAGCTCGTTAACTGGTCCCAAACTCCAAACAATCCTACTATTGGAATTGTTGGTGAAAACGTGACGCTTAAATGGAAATATTCTTTAAATCTGGTGGCCGGCGACACTTTTGATTATTTCGTTATCAGGAGATTTGCGCCCTCTAGGTTTGACTTTGATGACATCGTTAAATATGGAATTGATGGCACGGTAGTAGTTTATAATCGTTTTAAAGGAAGGTTTACATTGGGAAAAAGCGCAACTCCAGAGCTGTTGCTTATCAAGGCTAAAGACACCGATGAAACAAGGTACTGTTGCAAGGTTTATTCAAAGAATGACAATGCACAAAATTGTGTGCTGTTGAAAATTTTAG TCCGACCAAATATCACATCCATCTCTTCGGATCAAACATCTAACGAGACAGATGACCTAAAATTATCTTGTCGCGCAACTGGTACACCATCTCCAAGAATCGCGTGGTCTAGACCAGGAAATAAAGAATGGAGAGAGACAAATTCTCCTCTTTTATTAAAGAACATAAGCAGATACCAGGATGGCGAGTATGTGTGTACAGCGATGAATAATGCTGGTAACTCAACCGCCTCAGTTATGGTGACTGTTAACT ATCCTCCTTCTATTTTTCCCGCTGCAAAAGGCTACAATTTTACCGAAGGTTATGACATTAAACTTGAATGTCGAAGCGACGGTCGCCCTTCACCTACCGTCACGTGGAGAAAGAATGGCGGATACCCACTGATTAAATTTAAAGCTGGTGAACGTCTAGTGATCGTAAATGCGAGCAGGTCTGATGCTGGTGACTACTTGTGTACAGCAGAAAATGGAATTGGTAATGTACAAGCTTCTGCAGAGATCAACGTGAACGTGTTTT TTGCCCCAAGTATCGACAGTGAAGTCTTGAACCAAACTCTAAACGAGACCCAAGACATGCGCGTGGTGTGCATCGCATCTGGAAATCCACAGCCAGTGATAACGTGGTCAAAAGCAcccagcagtaaatctttaaGCTCAATTGATGGTGTTCTTACAGCAAGGAATGTTAGCAAAACTGACAGTGGAGTCTATCAATGCAGGGCTAGCAATGAAATAGGAAATGATGCCATCGTTACATTTTCTCTTGGCGTTAATT ACAAACCAAATGAAACCAAGCTAACATACGAGTCCAAGAACAAATTTGTAGTCGTGGAGGACACCGTAATTTTTGCCTGTTCGGCCGACAGTTTTCCGCCCTCAAAACTTGAATTACGCTTCAACAACAAGATTCTTGGTTACTTCTACAATGGAGGATTTTCTCTTCACCGGGTCAACACGTCCAATGAAGGTGTCTATGAATGCATTGCACGAAACATGCTTGGAACTGGCGTCTCACCTCGCGTCAGCCTTACAGTTTATG TTTCACCAACTATTGACTACATTTCTCAAAACGCCACGGTCAACGAGACGGAAGACGTCACATTATTCTGCAACGCCTCAGGAAAGCCTGCTCCAAGCGTCACATGGTCATATCTTGGGAATACTGTCGAAATGAGCCCTGTAAAGAATAAGACTCTTTTGTTAAGAAAAGCCAGTCGAGGTCAAACAGGACGCTTTCGGTGCACTGCGCAAAATGGGAATGGAAACCCTGCCGTGGTGTATGTCAACGTTGCTGTTAATT ACAAACCAGAGATGAAAACTAAACCCTTCAAAGCTGTCAGGTCCTGGATTAATCATCATACCCTGATTACGTGTAAGGCGCAAGGTTTCCCTGTTCCAGAGATAACATGGAGCCGCAAGGGCAACGTAGAATCATCCACCGAGTTTCAAACTCGAGACAGCACTCTGTCGTTCACGCCTCGGGAAGCTGGAGACTTTGGGGCTTATGTTTGCACTGCAAGGAACCTCCTAGGAATAGCAAAACAGGAGTTTGTTATTCAAGAACTAT ACGCCCCAGAGGCACCAGAAATTCAGCGAATAGACGTCgacagaaaaaacaacatgGAAATTCATTGGAAAGTAATGGCTACCTTCCAGTACTCTCCTGTTCTGGATTATTTGGTGCAAAtcagaaagaaaagtgaacCCAATCAATGGATGAACTGCACAAAGATAACTGTCCGAGAAGGCTCCATGATGTGTGTTATGAACAACTTGGAGGCAAAAATGGTATACATAGTACGAATGTCTGCTAGAAATGTGGTGGGATATGGCAATTTCACAGTAAGAGAAGTCTTAACAAACGAGGACCAAG GTGGCATAAAAGAGCGAAGAGAGGTCCCAAGAAGTTTGATCACGTGGATTATTGTGGGAATTATTATTGGTCTAGCTGTCCTCTTCATTACCGTTGTTATTGTAATATACAAATACAAACGACGATCACGTGCTAGAG CAGGTGGGACATCGCAAAACAACGGAAG ggTTACCCAGGTTACCCAGACGATGGCAATGATAGCCACCAAAATCCCAAACTCAGCACCAGAAATTATCAAGCTAGGAGATGACAGACAG CGTTTGCAGGAAAATACAGAGTCATGA
- the LOC141893214 gene encoding neural cell adhesion molecule 1-like isoform X2, translating into MKQVRPNITSISSDQTSNETDDLKLSCRATGTPSPRIAWSRPGNKEWRETNSPLLLKNISRYQDGEYVCTAMNNAGNSTASVMVTVNYPPSIFPAAKGYNFTEGYDIKLECRSDGRPSPTVTWRKNGGYPLIKFKAGERLVIVNASRSDAGDYLCTAENGIGNVQASAEINVNVFFAPSIDSEVLNQTLNETQDMRVVCIASGNPQPVITWSKAPSSKSLSSIDGVLTARNVSKTDSGVYQCRASNEIGNDAIVTFSLGVNYKPNETKLTYESKNKFVVVEDTVIFACSADSFPPSKLELRFNNKILGYFYNGGFSLHRVNTSNEGVYECIARNMLGTGVSPRVSLTVYVSPTIDYISQNATVNETEDVTLFCNASGKPAPSVTWSYLGNTVEMSPVKNKTLLLRKASRGQTGRFRCTAQNGNGNPAVVYVNVAVNYKPEMKTKPFKAVRSWINHHTLITCKAQGFPVPEITWSRKGNVESSTEFQTRDSTLSFTPREAGDFGAYVCTARNLLGIAKQEFVIQELYAPEAPEIQRIDVDRKNNMEIHWKVMATFQYSPVLDYLVQIRKKSEPNQWMNCTKITVREGSMMCVMNNLEAKMVYIVRMSARNVVGYGNFTVREVLTNEDQGGIKERREVPRSLITWIIVGIIIGLAVLFITVVIVIYKYKRRSRARAGGTSQNNGRVTQVTQTMAMIATKIPNSAPEIIKLGDDRQRLQENTES; encoded by the exons ATGAAACAAG TCCGACCAAATATCACATCCATCTCTTCGGATCAAACATCTAACGAGACAGATGACCTAAAATTATCTTGTCGCGCAACTGGTACACCATCTCCAAGAATCGCGTGGTCTAGACCAGGAAATAAAGAATGGAGAGAGACAAATTCTCCTCTTTTATTAAAGAACATAAGCAGATACCAGGATGGCGAGTATGTGTGTACAGCGATGAATAATGCTGGTAACTCAACCGCCTCAGTTATGGTGACTGTTAACT ATCCTCCTTCTATTTTTCCCGCTGCAAAAGGCTACAATTTTACCGAAGGTTATGACATTAAACTTGAATGTCGAAGCGACGGTCGCCCTTCACCTACCGTCACGTGGAGAAAGAATGGCGGATACCCACTGATTAAATTTAAAGCTGGTGAACGTCTAGTGATCGTAAATGCGAGCAGGTCTGATGCTGGTGACTACTTGTGTACAGCAGAAAATGGAATTGGTAATGTACAAGCTTCTGCAGAGATCAACGTGAACGTGTTTT TTGCCCCAAGTATCGACAGTGAAGTCTTGAACCAAACTCTAAACGAGACCCAAGACATGCGCGTGGTGTGCATCGCATCTGGAAATCCACAGCCAGTGATAACGTGGTCAAAAGCAcccagcagtaaatctttaaGCTCAATTGATGGTGTTCTTACAGCAAGGAATGTTAGCAAAACTGACAGTGGAGTCTATCAATGCAGGGCTAGCAATGAAATAGGAAATGATGCCATCGTTACATTTTCTCTTGGCGTTAATT ACAAACCAAATGAAACCAAGCTAACATACGAGTCCAAGAACAAATTTGTAGTCGTGGAGGACACCGTAATTTTTGCCTGTTCGGCCGACAGTTTTCCGCCCTCAAAACTTGAATTACGCTTCAACAACAAGATTCTTGGTTACTTCTACAATGGAGGATTTTCTCTTCACCGGGTCAACACGTCCAATGAAGGTGTCTATGAATGCATTGCACGAAACATGCTTGGAACTGGCGTCTCACCTCGCGTCAGCCTTACAGTTTATG TTTCACCAACTATTGACTACATTTCTCAAAACGCCACGGTCAACGAGACGGAAGACGTCACATTATTCTGCAACGCCTCAGGAAAGCCTGCTCCAAGCGTCACATGGTCATATCTTGGGAATACTGTCGAAATGAGCCCTGTAAAGAATAAGACTCTTTTGTTAAGAAAAGCCAGTCGAGGTCAAACAGGACGCTTTCGGTGCACTGCGCAAAATGGGAATGGAAACCCTGCCGTGGTGTATGTCAACGTTGCTGTTAATT ACAAACCAGAGATGAAAACTAAACCCTTCAAAGCTGTCAGGTCCTGGATTAATCATCATACCCTGATTACGTGTAAGGCGCAAGGTTTCCCTGTTCCAGAGATAACATGGAGCCGCAAGGGCAACGTAGAATCATCCACCGAGTTTCAAACTCGAGACAGCACTCTGTCGTTCACGCCTCGGGAAGCTGGAGACTTTGGGGCTTATGTTTGCACTGCAAGGAACCTCCTAGGAATAGCAAAACAGGAGTTTGTTATTCAAGAACTAT ACGCCCCAGAGGCACCAGAAATTCAGCGAATAGACGTCgacagaaaaaacaacatgGAAATTCATTGGAAAGTAATGGCTACCTTCCAGTACTCTCCTGTTCTGGATTATTTGGTGCAAAtcagaaagaaaagtgaacCCAATCAATGGATGAACTGCACAAAGATAACTGTCCGAGAAGGCTCCATGATGTGTGTTATGAACAACTTGGAGGCAAAAATGGTATACATAGTACGAATGTCTGCTAGAAATGTGGTGGGATATGGCAATTTCACAGTAAGAGAAGTCTTAACAAACGAGGACCAAG GTGGCATAAAAGAGCGAAGAGAGGTCCCAAGAAGTTTGATCACGTGGATTATTGTGGGAATTATTATTGGTCTAGCTGTCCTCTTCATTACCGTTGTTATTGTAATATACAAATACAAACGACGATCACGTGCTAGAG CAGGTGGGACATCGCAAAACAACGGAAG ggTTACCCAGGTTACCCAGACGATGGCAATGATAGCCACCAAAATCCCAAACTCAGCACCAGAAATTATCAAGCTAGGAGATGACAGACAG CGTTTGCAGGAAAATACAGAGTCATGA